From one Melioribacteraceae bacterium genomic stretch:
- the upp gene encoding uracil phosphoribosyltransferase — protein MNNLTVVKNPLVLRDITILRNKSTEEYDFRLALKRISYSLVTAISEDFEVESVNVETPLEITEGHKIKHQIVLIPVLRAGLSMVSAFIEMIPTAKVGHIGLQRDEQTLKPVDYYYKTPKNLEISKIIVLDPMLATGGSASAAISHLKSKGARNLILACLISAPEGVQKMEQDHPDVKVFTAALDRELNSVGYILPGLGDAGDRTFGTL, from the coding sequence ATGAATAATCTTACAGTTGTAAAGAACCCACTGGTATTAAGAGATATTACTATTCTTCGAAATAAATCTACTGAGGAATATGATTTTCGGCTTGCGTTAAAACGAATTTCTTATTCATTAGTTACAGCAATATCCGAAGATTTTGAGGTCGAATCCGTAAACGTCGAAACACCATTAGAGATTACGGAAGGACATAAGATCAAGCATCAGATAGTACTAATCCCTGTCTTAAGAGCCGGACTTAGCATGGTTAGCGCATTTATTGAAATGATTCCCACAGCCAAAGTAGGACATATAGGGCTGCAAAGAGATGAACAGACTTTAAAGCCGGTTGATTATTATTATAAAACTCCGAAGAATTTAGAAATTTCAAAAATTATTGTACTTGATCCCATGCTTGCCACCGGAGGAAGTGCTTCCGCTGCAATCTCACATCTTAAAAGTAAGGGAGCAAGAAATTTAATTTTAGCCTGTTTGATTTCAGCACCCGAAGGTGTTCAAAAAATGGAGCAAGATCACCCGGATGTTAAAGTTTTTACAGCAGCATTAGATAGAGAACTTAATTCAGTTGGATATATTCTTCCCGGATTGGGAGATGCAGGAGATAGAACATTTGGAACGCTATAA
- a CDS encoding FAD-dependent oxidoreductase codes for MRKPQIIIIGGNAAGPSAAAKAKRVNPEADVILFEASPFISTGTCELPYLFSNVIDDYKKLVFFSPEQFFDEKKVRVNVNHKVESINRREKTVQVVNQIDKSSISVPYDKLIITTGSVAKMPANLRYAKNLFTLKSISDYIRISEYLCQNNVKNIIILGAGYIGIETAENLKAMDYNVHLIEKDSVPMPSSEKEISALIKDKLEKEKVETTYGFAGLKFNFRDEKITTINIDGRIIDTCLVISAIGVEPNSSLAISSKLKVGKYNGITVDGKLKTTDPNIFAAGDCIEIKNTITNKHDYLPLATLAHEQGHIAGENAAGGNVFYDSVVKNVAVKIFDNVLVSVGLTSIDASSNNFRVRSVDAILPNLVKVMPESKNTYGKIIYEEGSRRILGAEFYGQSEVIGYGDLISALISKNDKIDSLTKINFNYTPPNSPFINILSYLGRKALK; via the coding sequence ATGAGAAAACCCCAAATAATTATTATCGGTGGAAATGCAGCAGGACCGAGTGCCGCAGCCAAAGCAAAACGTGTTAATCCGGAAGCCGATGTAATTTTATTTGAAGCTAGTCCTTTCATATCCACCGGGACCTGCGAACTCCCTTATCTTTTCAGCAATGTTATTGATGACTATAAAAAATTAGTATTCTTTTCCCCTGAACAGTTTTTTGATGAAAAAAAAGTTAGAGTTAATGTTAACCATAAAGTTGAATCGATTAATAGAAGAGAGAAAACAGTTCAAGTTGTGAATCAAATTGATAAGTCTAGTATTAGTGTTCCATATGACAAGCTGATAATAACAACAGGGTCAGTTGCAAAGATGCCTGCTAATCTCAGGTATGCTAAGAATCTATTCACTTTGAAAAGTATTAGTGACTATATAAGAATAAGCGAATATCTGTGTCAAAATAATGTAAAGAATATCATAATTCTGGGTGCCGGTTATATTGGAATTGAAACCGCGGAAAATCTCAAAGCAATGGATTATAATGTTCATCTTATTGAAAAAGATTCGGTTCCAATGCCAAGCAGTGAGAAAGAAATTTCGGCATTGATAAAAGATAAATTGGAGAAAGAAAAAGTAGAAACCACTTATGGTTTTGCGGGATTAAAATTTAACTTCCGGGATGAAAAAATTACTACCATTAATATCGACGGAAGAATTATTGACACATGTCTTGTGATATCGGCAATTGGTGTCGAGCCTAATTCATCACTTGCAATTTCAAGCAAACTAAAAGTTGGAAAGTACAATGGAATAACTGTTGACGGAAAATTAAAAACAACTGACCCAAATATTTTTGCTGCTGGTGACTGTATAGAAATCAAAAATACTATCACAAATAAACATGATTATTTACCACTTGCTACATTAGCTCATGAACAGGGACATATTGCAGGTGAAAATGCTGCCGGTGGAAATGTTTTTTATGATTCCGTTGTAAAAAATGTTGCCGTAAAAATATTTGATAATGTTTTAGTATCTGTTGGTCTTACTTCAATAGATGCATCATCAAATAATTTTAGAGTAAGATCTGTAGATGCAATACTCCCCAACTTGGTTAAGGTTATGCCTGAAAGTAAAAATACTTATGGAAAAATTATATACGAAGAGGGAAGTAGAAGAATACTCGGAGCTGAATTTTATGGTCAATCAGAAGTTATTGGATATGGTGACTTAATTTCTGCATTGATTTCAAAAAATGATAAAATTGATTCCCTAACAAAAATAAATTTTAATTACACACCACCAAATTCACCATTTATAAATATTTTATCATACTTAGGTAGGAAGGCATTGAAGTAA